AAAAGCCACGCTGTTGACTTTATGAAGCGATAAATGCTAGTGTCGGCTTGCTAACATGCTTCATTTTAGCAGGTAGCATAACGTGTGCACACCATCTAGAGttcagcatgttagcacttGCAAATAAGCgctaaataaaacatgtttttctaaattCAGTGCTTTTTAAGAATCTCCTTGTTTGGTTTCCTACATTAATAAAAGCCCTTTGAGGGACAGGTGTTAGAAATTAGCATCTTCTCTAAACACTGTGATACATGCATCAGATATCTGTTTAAGTTTATCACTCTGTATATATTGTGTCTTTCCctatcaaataaatacagcGGAGGCAATAACAGATGTACTTTGCAGGTATTGGGgcccttttgtttgttttcgcccctgcccctcaatCATCCTGAGTCCACCCTGACAAAAACCTAAAATGAGTAAAGTTAAGGCCACAAAGTGATTGATCCTCgagcctgaaaatgaaaaatgatttgaagaTTAGAAGAAACTCTGACTCCTCCCTTTAATGAACACATTCTGGGCGTTATTTTCGGTCTTCACACCTCCCTCAACTCAGTTATTTACTACTTTTCCCAGGAGACTGTAAGAGCCAcgagagacaagagagacacGAGAGCTCTAGCATGAGCTTTTTCAGCTGGGTTATAGAAGGAAGTGCTGAGGGAAGCAGGTGTGACAGAGTGGGGTTTTCCAGAGGAGCTAAAACAGGCGCAAAAGTGGTATTTCTACCTGGTTGACTCACTGCTGGATTTACATTAATGTAACATGATCTAATTTTAACCTTGCTAGTTTTCTGTGGATAAGGGTTTTTTGTATTGATCTGTAGGATTAATTTAAGTTTGCCTTTAAACACCATTATCTACTTATTATCTACggacaatctttttttttctattattagaAAAGGGGATTAAGCTCAGTGTGTCTGCTTGCTATACAGTATGATGGACTACAGTATTGCTGATCAGCAGTAATTTTGCCAGATCCTATAGAGAGGATCAGTAGCTTATGTGGATTAAAGGCCCTTTTTTATAAATTGAGTGTTATACCCGTTTAACATTGATGTGGCTTGGAAAGACTGGTCCACCGGTTTACATCAAGCATGCCCTTGCTGATacctaccaccaccaccaccaccacccacacagcacacaccctgtacacacacacacagaaacacagacatgcaaagTGCTGTCACATGACGGGGGCGGGGCCTTTAGGTGTGGTAGGTTAGTCTGCTAAAGAGGGATTAAATATGAAGGAACCGTCTCCCTCCCTCGacctctctcctgctgccaCTGAATAACACAGAAGAGAAAGTAGAAGAAGAATGGGACGGATCTGTCAACACAGGTGAGTGTAAGGATGCATTTATAATCAATTATATGTTTCTGACATTGGTAGAGTGGAGACACAacccgtaaaaaaaaaaaagcactaatCCCTCTTACTTGAGGAGCAGTGTAAGCTTATTTGGAAGCAAGCATTACAGCTTGGGCAACATGGCTGCGGGCAGACGCAGGCCAGCATGCATTGTTTGTGGAGAAGATTACtttttattgtgtatttaaattattaaaatcataaaaaccAACTATACAGCAGACTTAGTTAGTCAGAAAAATAACACTTCATTTTATTTGGCTGTTTATACCAATGGACTATAGAAACTACTGTTATATGGTGTACATCTGTAGTAAGTTATCACTTCAGCTTGCTTTAATACATATTCAGCTGAACTAGAAGTACTGAGGAATTAAATAAAATGGCTGTGTTTCAGTATAAATTCATAAACAAGACACCTTAATAAATAATGAGCTACTCTGATGATTAGttcatgcctaaacaaactgaataaataaactctttgttttcatgactgaatagaCAAATTGACCTTGTtaatgtggcggaccctgctttctagcatcaaacaatgttctgaggaccttattttcctctgagagcagcttgtttcttCACTAATGGAAAAAAGTCTGTGTTATTCCCTAattaatattctaaatataacaattctgagtttgagttcCTTCTCCAAAAtcacatagtgcccctttagTATGgcacaattattattttaacccccttaaataattttatttaagaTAACTAGCAGGACTAAGAAGACcaagaaatacatgaatataaaaaggTTTCAATATGAATTTACAACCAGACAAGTAAATTAGTCGATTAAcagctaaataaataatacataatttaaaatacatatatttttaaactaAAAGTGTAGTATACATTTGAGCATAcgtaaatacaaaaaacaaaatacaattaaataataaatgtattaattcgTACGTTAAATTTGTCTCGTGCTGAACCAGTAAACATTGAGGAACAGTGTCACGCGCGTGTGTCGTTGAGCACACgcgcacgcatacacacagcTGGCTCGTGGGCTCGCTCCGGTGAGCTGCtagcttaaaaaacacaccGAGGGGCGTTAGCGttaatgaaagtgtgtgtgaggaggaggaggctgctccTGTGTCACTGTGGAGACACACGGGGTCAGAGGTGGAGGCGCAGGGTGCTGAAACTCCTGCAAGGAGGCGACGAGGCTTTAATTCACCCAAACAAGTGGCGGTTAGCGGTGAGAGCTGCTCGGGAAGGGGCACCAGAAAGTTGCTAACGGTGACACGAGTGGTCGTAAATCCGGTTTTAACTGAAGTTTGGGTGCTTGCGCGGTGTTTTCACGTGGAAGTAGCTCGTTTGGGGGATTTGGACTGTCAGTGTTTCACGTTTGAGGAAAATGCTGCTCAGGTAAAAGTTGACAATCGACTTTTCAGAGGCTTTGAACTTGAATGAATGTGCAAGCTAGCTTACAATATTGAAACAATATGTAAACGTTAAGTGTTGCCAATactaaaatatgttgtttagaATCTACTTTCAAAAGGGCATCAGCATGATTAATAGCCCcattgattcattcattattcGGTTAATCAATGGACAGGAATGTACttgtaacatttatttttaaagcaaaaaaccATCAGATTCTAGGCATTCACAAATATGCACAGCTGACAACAAGGATTAGGCGACTGATCAGTTagttgattgaaagaaaatgtagtaGATTCTCTatcaattatttaaattatttattatatcCAACCAACATTTGCTCTTCCCAGCTTCTTGAATATGAAGGTTTGATGCATTTCGTAATAGTTTTggactggacaaaaaaaagcattttgaagaAATTGTTATGAGCCTTTTCTtaaaagttttgacattttaaagaccaattAATAACGATGatccacaaaataaaagctttgtgtCAGGGAAATGTAGCATTATTTATTGACACTTTTTCCAAGTTATCAAGAACACTAATGTTAGATTGAATGCTGTATGCTGTGTATACACCTTCAAATGTCATTCCTGAAATGTTTTCGAGCTGCTGTAAGACATTTCACACTGGCACCAACAGtcagatgagagaggaaaaaaaactctgtcaCCGACTTTATGTTAGCATTCGGTCTAACAACTCAAATATTTCTCATCTCTCAGGAGGTTCACCTGACTCTGGGGACAGCATCGGATCTGGAGAGGCTTCTGAGTTCCCTTGAAGGTTCCTTgagatggaggagcaggtgaaTCCGTTGAAGATAGAccacagtctgtgtgtggttctgCCAGGGGGGCTGGAGAAGAATGTCACAGTGCATGGAAGGTAGGCTGCGTTTgaagctgttttatttaattgtatttaatttgtattttttgatgCCCTGATGTaggatccatttttttttagtgtttttcagGATATCTGGGCTGCAGCTGCATTGATTTTAACCTTTCTTTGATTATAcaccttaaaggataagtttacCTGAAAGTCTTGGTCTGATGGCCGTTTGTTCTCTTTGACTTTTCTCAACAGCAAACCTGTGATGGATCTACTGGTGACCCTTTGTGCAAGCTACCACCTGAATCCGTCAGACTACACTGTTGAGGTTCTCTCGCccaacaagaacaacatcagCTTCAAACCGAACTCTCCCATTGGCTCACTTGAAGCGGAAAGGGTTGTGCTGAAGCCcagaggggtggaggagaagatcCGGAGGCCGTACATGCCTGaggtgaggggggaaaaaaaaagaaaagacaaaaagtagaaaatataaagGAATTTATTAGAAAACACAAgtagaaaatgttgtttgtctttgcaggCATCTGTGCGTCTGTTGATCAACTACAATAAGTCCCATAAGGCTGTAGTGCGGGTGAGTCCCAGAGTGCCCCTTGAGATGCTGCTGCCGGTCGTGTGTGACAAGTGTGAGTTCAAAGTAGAAACAACCATCTTGCTGAGAGACTCTCAGTCCCAAGAGCTGCTGGACCTGACCAAGACTTTAAACGAGCTCGGACTGAGGGAGGTGTTCGCCAAAGACACAGCTGAGCCTCAGCAGCAACCCAGGACACCTGAAGCATGTAAGTCAGCTTGAAGTGCAGTCATTGCTACAATATACACGTTcctttatatatgtatgtgtttatacTGTACCATCCAACCTGATAAtggcattgttttctgtttgaaacaGCTGTCTCGTCAACAGAGGccacctcacctcctccactACAAGGTAACACATTCATCCACAGCCTCAGCTACACACTGTTAACGGCTACATATCACTTACTGATCAAGGTGATTTACATTATATAGAGCTGccaaagagggagaagaagcagaaggagaacagaggatTTCTCAGCTTGTtcagaagaggaaagaaaaaatgtgaagGAGGAGCGATTCTTCCAGCTTCTCCTGGTCACCACACACAAGTGGGAGTCAGTATGAATGGACAGTCATCTAACACCACGCAAGCAGATGTGCCCAAGAAGAGACGAGCCCCTCAGCCACCCATGGGTGCATCACAGAGCCTCCCAAACAACCTCAGCACCTATCATCTGATAGGAGCACAGGTGGGTTGCAGCAcaaagtcttcttcttcttcgtcctTGTCTCCTTTTTTGGTATTAACAACGTCtctaaaataatgatgaaagaCTTGATGAAAAGTTTCAAATTATTTCATTGTCTGTCTGTAGACGTCTGCAGACTCCACCCTAAGGAGGACCAAGCGGAGGGCCCCACCACCTCCCTGTTCAAACAGCCACCAGCCGCTGCAGGCAGACGAGGTTAAAGGTAAACTCTTCATTAAAGACTGACGACCTCTTAATGAGCTTGTTCTAAAAAAAAGGCCTACCAGATCCTGTGCCAAACACATTGTAATAATGATTGAGATTTTAGAGTCAAATGACTGTTAATAGTTATAAATCGTTCAATGCAGAGTTAATATTGACTTTCCAAATGCAGCCTGATCTCACTGGTaagctgtctgtttgtttattttgccatctagtggtgatTATTGAGGCAGCCCCCATGCAAACCGCAGCAGATATGAAATATGCTGCTACAATAATCCCAATTGACCTTTTCCTTACAGTATTTCAGTGGAAATCAAATGGGTTTAGAGCGGGGCGAATTCTTGTATCTGCCAAATCCTTACAGCTTCAGTCAGCGCCGCAAGAGGTCAAGAGAGATTGAAGTTAAATCAAGATTAAGATGTCAAAGCGAATACCATCAAATGGAAGATTTAGCAGTTAAATCCGGCGCAAAACGCAGCTTTTATCAGTCTGAACAATTTAACCCTGTTCAGGGCAATTAAAGTGACCCAGAGGGCCTTGTTCATAGAACGCATTGGCTTCAGTCTGTTCCGAGATAAATCCCTCTATTGTCCAAGCTTTCATTGCCTTGTATTAGTCTGTCTGACATGCTTTCACCACCTGGGTTCAGGCTTTCTCGGTGCATGGCTCCTTTTTCACTGATCTTGCCTTCATAGACTTGAATGGACAATGATTATCCTTTATTAGACATAGGCTAGGACCCATTAATTACTGAAGACCACTTTGTTGTGCACTTGggttgaagaaaagaaaatgtgcccTAACTTACTTTGCTTCTGCACCGTCAGTGTCTCAGTTCACTcccttgttttcttttagcCAAGACAGTGTCACACTCTGCTGAGCTGGTATTAATCCTCGACTGAAACAACAACTCCCAACAAGACTTGATGGTCACATTCTTGATCTTGTCCTGCTACACTTACAAGAGGCTGCCTCTGAATAAAGATCTTCCCAGTCGAGTTCAAGCCATTAGTGGGCTTGTCATAGCACATCTATGAATTCAGTAGATTATttagatgtgtatatataaatgtatacttTTTGAAAAGGTCTTCATCCCTGGAGTCATGAAGTCCCTTCATAATATCCCCTGTGATTAAACTGGCCTCCATCGCTCTCGGAGGCTGTGCTCACGGGGAGGCTGCTGACCTCAGTTCTGTTTCGCTTCCCTTGTGCTTGCTTTATAAACACCAACATTCCCCTTGGTTAGCTATACTGCTAACTAAGATCACAAGCGGCTATaatagcagcagttagtggtgtACatattgcaaaagaaaaaatcaattttGCAACCGtctaccttttatttttttgtcccaaTGACAGTTGGTGTAATAGAATAGTCTGATGGTTAAGCCCTGGCATCATTATAATTCTGACTCTTTGGTTCCACATTTTCATGCaagacagtatttttttttcttcatactgACCGAACGAGACtcaagtatttgttttgttttcaaacctTTAGACTGAAgctgtctctcctccctgcttACAGACTCTGTGTTACCTGAGCGGGGTGACtgaggcctgctgctgctgctgtctccttttcctctcctccttccaccATCCTTAttcctcctctccgtcctcctcctgcgttggcctcttcttcctccttcccatCTTAGTGGCTTTAATGGATGTGTGtcactgctgcctgctgcacttgaatgctgttttatttgtcctgttattatttttgtccacttatttgcttttctgtcttgttatattttggggggaaagttgggtaacttttttttgtcttaagtTTTTGTCCTTTCTTTTGCTCTTGAGTGAGTAGATGTCAACTTACTGTTGTGcctttttaattcaaaacagGGGGAATATATAAGCAATCATTATCACTTTTCGAAATAAAAGCCATAAAATTACAGTGCTCTCTTTCCCAAAATCCTGTTTCTATGTTACAtgcttatttctgtttctttacatATATTTTCTAAGTATTGTATATtgatgttttaatatgtttatgTCTGATGTCAGTCGTTTGTTTTTATCTGGAATTTTCCGCtaatttatttaaacattttgcttttttagaaaaatgtaacattttaatattttatatcctggtttttaattcattattaagCTAATTACAATGAACAAATTCTATCTTTAATACTTGACTCTGAATATTTGACTAAAACACATATAATAAAAAGTGATTATGGTTCTTTAAAAGTTCTTCAGATCTCATATTTCCTGTATAACATCATCTATATTACTTACATTTGGGATATCAAATGGTAAATATCTTTTTTACTGACTAAAACTAACATACTTGCATTTTGTATATTCCCTTTGTAGAACTTACATTGGAAAGTGTCAATTTCTAAAAAGGGACATTTCTCAAAACTAACTCTGTGGTTTCTgatttttaagacattttccaTGTTACTAAgtctttcctgtttctcctgGGATTGTAGACTCCCTGAATActgtggaggagctgagagaaaGCGACGAATCTGACTCTGTAAACCTTTCgctgtcctcatcctcatcaccacATCCATCACATCCATGGTCATCCTCATCCTATTCCCGCCCATCGCTTTCTCATCTCCATGAAATGGCCGACCCGTACCTGCCTTCGTTCCGAGGTAAAGACTTATCCGACGCTCGATCTGCTCTTGCCAAAGTCCtgacctcctctgtctccaaAGGAGCACTGGTGAAGCGTTTCAGGAAATCTGCCACTTTACCTAAATTATGCAGCCCCTCTTCCTACATGTCCACCACGCAGAGGTATTCAAATAATGAGGTCGTCTTTGCAGAACTTGAACCTGTTATAACATCCAGCCTCTCCACTGAGCCTGAGTGGCAGGATCCTGTACAGAGGAAGGGAATGACCACGTTCAAAGTGGTACcctcaaagaagaaaaagtccCACGATCCAGAGCTTATGTTGGATGTTCCTGATCAGTATAGAGTAGAAGATAATCTTGAAAGTAAAGGATCTCATGAGCTTGCGGATAATCAAactgagacagaggaggatcaACTTTCTCCTGACAGAGCCGAGACTGAGGAGGATCCACATTCTCCTGACAGATCCGAGACTGAGGCGGAGCCACGTTCTCCTGACAGATCAGAGACTGAGAAGGATCCACATTCTCCTGACAGATCTGAGACTGAGGAGGATCCACGTTCTCCTGACAGATCTGAGACTGAGAAGGATCCACGTTCTCCTGATACATCTGAGACTGACAGGGATCCACGTTCTTTTGACAGATCTGAGACTGAGGAGGATCCACGTTCTTTTGACAGATCTGAGACTGAGGAGGATCCACGTTCTTTTGACAGATCTGAGACTGAGGAGGATCCACGTTCTTTTGAAAGATTTGAGACTGAGGAGGACCCACATTCTCCTGACAGATCAGAGTCCGAAATACCTTCACAGAGTCCTGAACCTTCTTCTACAGTGATTGAggtttctcctccacctccagttGATTTAGATGATCAGGCTTGTCCcggctctcctctctctgacgTTGAAGACGCAAAGcaaaaaggagaagatgaaCCTGAAGTCACATCGGAGGTGACAGCAGCACCATCGGACTGCAGTGAAGAACAACTTCCCACTGATGGTCAGATTAACTCAGAGGACCAGAGTGAATTTCTACAAAGCCCCAGTAGACAGTCTCTAAGTTCAGACGTGGACCAGTGTGGTTCATACACCGATGAGAGAGAAGTAAAGGAGGGGGTGgtacaggaagaagaagaagaagaagaaaaagaaggggaTG
This genomic interval from Acanthopagrus latus isolate v.2019 chromosome 24, fAcaLat1.1, whole genome shotgun sequence contains the following:
- the LOC119015604 gene encoding cordon-bleu protein-like 1, translating into MEEQVNPLKIDHSLCVVLPGGLEKNVTVHGSKPVMDLLVTLCASYHLNPSDYTVEVLSPNKNNISFKPNSPIGSLEAERVVLKPRGVEEKIRRPYMPEASVRLLINYNKSHKAVVRVSPRVPLEMLLPVVCDKCEFKVETTILLRDSQSQELLDLTKTLNELGLREVFAKDTAEPQQQPRTPEASVSSTEATSPPPLQELPKREKKQKENRGFLSLFRRGKKKCEGGAILPASPGHHTQVGVSMNGQSSNTTQADVPKKRRAPQPPMGASQSLPNNLSTYHLIGAQTSADSTLRRTKRRAPPPPCSNSHQPLQADEVKDSLNTVEELRESDESDSVNLSLSSSSSPHPSHPWSSSSYSRPSLSHLHEMADPYLPSFRGKDLSDARSALAKVLTSSVSKGALVKRFRKSATLPKLCSPSSYMSTTQRYSNNEVVFAELEPVITSSLSTEPEWQDPVQRKGMTTFKVVPSKKKKSHDPELMLDVPDQYRVEDNLESKGSHELADNQTETEEDQLSPDRAETEEDPHSPDRSETEAEPRSPDRSETEKDPHSPDRSETEEDPRSPDRSETEKDPRSPDTSETDRDPRSFDRSETEEDPRSFDRSETEEDPRSFDRSETEEDPRSFERFETEEDPHSPDRSESEIPSQSPEPSSTVIEVSPPPPVDLDDQACPGSPLSDVEDAKQKGEDEPEVTSEVTAAPSDCSEEQLPTDGQINSEDQSEFLQSPSRQSLSSDVDQCGSYTDEREVKEGVVQEEEEEEEKEGDEGDSFPPPPSPIFFNEDLEEESEDTAASSLPYSHPPTPSSNGPANTFTEDLQYESTSGAPEESAAAPKPQDKMSSAPSRFAQAVALAVQRSRFQRLGKGSGPQAPSGPQSTLPSPPRTLYQFGA